The genomic region TCGCCGTCGTGATCAAAGACAACCGGCTGTACTGTGCCAATGCGGGCGATTCACGTGCGATCGCTTGTGTAAACGGGCGCCTGGATGTACTGTCGTTCGATCACAAGCCAACGAACGTTTCGGAGATGAAACGAATCCATAACGCCGGTGGTTACGTAGAGTATAATCGTGTGAACGGGTATCTGGCGCTTTCGCGTGCGCTCGGGGACTTTGGGTTGAAGCGCAACCAGGAGAAAAAGCCCGAGGAGCAGATGGTAACGGCGTACCCGGACGTGGAGGAACGCGAAGTGGACGAGCGGTGGGATTTTCTGGTGATTGCGTGCGATGGCATCTGGGATGTGCTGTCGAGCCAGTCGGTGCTGGAGTTTGTGCAGGACAAACTGGCGCAGGGTATGTACCCGCAACAGATTTGCGAGAACCTGATGGAGCGCTGCCTGGCACCGGACTGCCAGATGGGTGGTATCGGGGGCGACAACATGACGGTCATCATCGTATGCTTTCTGCACGGGCAACCGTTTGAACAGCTGATTGGACGGTGCAAGGAGGCGGTGGCGAAACGGGAGGCCAAACTGTTAAAGCGATTCCAGGCTAAACATTCAAACGGGGAACAGACGACGGTGACGACAACAGCCGCCAGTCCGCTAACCGTGACGACGGGTTCGGATGGTTCAGAAAAGACAGGTGCGAATaacgaagatgatgatgatgatgatgatgatgatggggatAAGAACCGATACGCTCGAAATGGTCGATCAGAGGACGAATCTTCCGGCAGCGATAATGAGCTGTTGGAGGGCGCACGAACACCTTCCCTACAGACACACGACGTGGCGGAGAAGGACGCCTCCCAATCTACACCGAAAACCTCCGTACTACCCGCACAGGAAGACAGCTCTCCCTCGGCACAGGACAAAAGCGTAAAAAAGTCACCAGACAAAAAGAAATCCGCACTAGTGGAAAGTGAGGACGATACTAGCGAAGAAGGGGTGGATTTGAAGTGAAATCCTTGAGCAGTCAATGATGGCTCGAGACTAGGGTAATTTTGTGTTGGTTGTTATTGACTCGGTGCCGTTCGGAGACCGATGCGATGTGAGATATGCGTGTGGTTGTGTGGAATAGTAGTCTGATCGTAATTGTGGCTCGAGCTAGACATTGGCCATGAGTATAGTACCATAGTTGTCCGATAAGAGTTGTGGAAGGGGAGATTGTTTTTAGCCTTTTTGTTACACACCTGTCCGTCACCGTACGTTTAAACGCCGGTTGCGAACGGTCGTGTCCCATCTGTTGTGCTCCCAGTTTTagcattaaaatatttcccccttttttaaCGCTATTTCTTTACCTTTCGGTGGATAGTCATATTGGTAGGGAAggttaacttttttattttttacttgtaTCTTGTTCGATAACGCTAGCGAATACCAAATAATTAAAAGATAACTCATGTAAGCCCAAGCTGATAACGTCGAGGATCTGACGATCTACACGACAGTCTTGGTGAGGAATAGCATACCAATATGCTTACATATTAGATTACATAATATGCATgcaatatgcaaaaaaaaaaacatccttaaATGGTACTCTGCTCCTCGGGTGCGACACGGCATGCgtgtgagtgcgtgtgtgtgtgtacgctcCCGTCATCGTAACTCTGATACGCTTCTTAGTGAAAAATAcgtagcaaacaaaaaaacggttcTGGATGGTAAtggattttttcctccttcctacTGCAGGCATGCATCCTCTCTACAGCCCTGTGCGTACAGGgagctagaaaaaaaaaaccggtagAGAAAAACGGTAGTGTCGAATGGAAATATTTCTAATCAATAACACACACTCTCGTGCCCCGATTTATCTTGCCGTGCGATCCCCTAAAGCGATACCGTTCCTGTACATATGCTAaactttttataaaaaaaaacactgctaATGAGAGtttaacaaaaccaaaagGGTACGAGACATCACTAGGCGCTAAGCAAAAAAGCATAAGAAACAAAACTACTGgtagcaaaagcaaaaccaacACAACTGTGTTAGTTAGTTCAATGCGTTCGGGCTTTGGGCAGGGATTTAATGTCTACCGGAGAAACGCGCGCGAGGCGTCTGATAATACTAGAACTGATGTTGATAGAAAGAAATATCCTTCGCTGTAAACTATCCTACATACAGATACAAAAAGCATATacctatatatatatatatatataaatatatattttctaCTTTCGAAGTATAGATCAGCCGAAAATAAATTCGCGGGCGTTAAGAGCTACGTTCTTTGAAGTTGTCTcagtttttattgcttttccgaAAGTACATTTCATTTAGTCTGCTGTAGAATGACTCATTTCGAGACGTAGCACGTGCTAGTTGATCGGAACAAGTTTTTGTCATAATTGTATCGGGTACACATGTTCTGTGATGGTTTAATGTGTGGTCTAGTGAACTCCTCGTAAactctatttttaaaacaaagagtGATACGTTCAAAATATACTTGGCAGTATAGCAGTTCTATTaattccttttttaatttgttccaaAAAGGAAATGCCAGTTTGGTTCAAAACGTAAACCAGgggtaatttttaaattttgcgcTACTAATAACATACCCTCATTGTTGGCGGTAAAACTATGATTTTGTCATAATTGAATCAAAACTAGGGAAATATAGTGCTATTCTACTATcaagaaatatgaaaaaaaagaacaataaaaatgggaaatattgaaacaaaattcTAGATAAGCTAAGATAAATTTGCGTTACAACTTgtctaaaatgaaaaaagttattcaatgatggtcgtattcgttTCAGCATGTAATTCTTCATCACTACacgtttcattctttaacGTTTACTTCATTGAAGCTCATTCGGCCATGTCCAGTGTTATAACACATTCTGCTAAAACCATACATCCTTCAAAAGTTGTTATTACCAATTCATTATCAATAAATGTTCGGAATAGTCTtttataatattatttttttcatgttcattttctattctaaatgtatttatttattcgtaTATTAACGATTGTTAGAGCACCTAAAAAccataaacaatttttaaattaatatatgATGTATCTTGGTATTGTTTCATATGTATGCCATTTTGATACGGACGGGCCAGACGGTGTTGTTTTGTATTCTACGTTCAACTGGTTGTTTAACTGGTAACCTATAATGAAGGTGGCAATGATTGTTTTGGTACGGAACTATCGGTAACTATGGCAACGATATTTTATATCTAATCCATCCAGTACACGTGCACTTCAAAATCGTGGATAAACTCCAACCGTCTCCTCCGGTACGTTTTTGCCATCACGGTTAGTTTGTACGGTTTGCCACGCTGGAGCTTTCGGTTCGCGTACAGGTGTACCGCACCGGATGTCTGGTGCATCTTTTCCATCGAGAAAATGTGCGCGTACCGTCGATCACGCAGCGTCCACGAGGTGGTATACTCCAGTGCACGTTGTGCCACCGGAATGGTCACGATGGCAAGGGCCTGATACGGGTTGAATCGGTCCAGTTCGACGATAAGGAACGATACCGTTTGACCGGCATGTACCCCGTTCGAGCAGCGGGCCCGGGCCATCGTGCAGTTGAGGACGCAGATATTGCGCTCGTAATCCTGTTCGTACTGCGGCGGACACGAGGTAAACACACACAGGTAACTTCCGCGCGTGTTAATGCAGGAATACTGTTCGCCACACTCGTCCATCTGTAGGGCACACTCGTCAATGTCCTGACAGCGTCCATTTTCCCACTGTAAACCCTTCGGACAGCTTGGAGTGACGCGCATCATCGGTTCATTCCGTTTGCGCTTGATCGTGCAGGTTTTTCCGTCCTTGGAGAGCAGTGCCCGTTCCGGGCAGAAGCATTGGTAGCTGCCGGGAGTGTTGGTGCAAAAGTGGGAACACTCGTGTGTACCCTCACGACATTCATTCACATCGACACACTGCATTTCCTGGAACAGGTACCCGTCGGGTCCCTCGGAGTCGTCGTATTTGGCAGCATATCCTGCCGCACAGTCACACCGGAAGTTTCCGATCGTGTTCGTGCACACCTGGCCTGGTTCGGAGCAGTAGCCTTCGGCACACTCGTCCACATCGATGCAGGTATGGTTGGAGGGATTGTATACGAAACCCTCCATACATGTGATGATCGTAGGAGAGGATGATATTGTTGGATTGCCGAAGTTTAGTGTGAATGCGGTAGTGTCGTTGGAAAGGCGTACCGTATTCGTCATCGTCACCGTAATACCGAGTGGACTGGGATTTGGCACCGGTGCAGGTATGTCTACATACTCGATCGGTGCCGCCTCGGCGTACTCATACTTGCGTACCACCTGGAAGTCCCTCTCATCTTGCGAGTTGTCGTTCTCTTCATAGTCGGAGTGATCGAAATCGTTCGAAGGTTCGGAACGACCCGGATGCCCTGCCGACGGGTGGGTCTGCGTATCGTAGACCAGTAGTGGCGTCAGCGGTTTACTCGGTTCCATCGTCTTGATGAGGGCATCGTTGCGGCACCGTTTCGTGCCACACTGTTCATGCTCGACGTTAGCCCCGGCGCACGGTTTTCCGCCCGCTTTCGGTTCCGGATTGTTGCAGAACCGTTTGCGGCTCTTGATTCCTTTGCCGCACGTTTTGCTACACCGTGTCCACGCTGTCCACTCGGACCAACCGCCATCGACGTGGCACTCTTGCTGCTTGCAGCTCTTCACCTCACTCTCCGAACCCTCGCACGCTCGCCCACCATGCCGTGGGGTCGGATTGGAGCAGCTTCTCCAGCGGAGGCTACGACCAAAGCCACACGGTTCGCTGCAAGCGGTCCAGCTAGACCATTCCGTCCACCCGCCATCGACGGGACAGTACTTAGCAGGACACGGTTCCTCTTCGGCGTCCTCTCCGATGCAcggtttgccaccgagcgatgGAGCCGGGGAGTTACATTTTCGGTGGCGACTACGCACCGATCGATTCCCGCTGAACTCAGTCACGCACCCGAGCGAGCAGTTGCTCCAGCTGCTCCACTCACTCCAGCCCCCGTTGACGGGACACGGTAGAAGCTCGCAGGATTTCAGCTGAACGTTTTCACCGTGGCAATTGTACTGATCTCCGTGTGCCGGGGAACCGTTGAGTAGGAGACAGATGCGCGATCGGAACTGCGTACCAGTGCCGCACGTGGCACTGCACGCCGACCAAGCACCCCAAGGGGACCAACTCACCGGGACTgcgaaagacaaacaaacaaggacAAGGGGAGGGTGAATAAATCAAACTAATCTAATAATCATTTGATTGTGAACACCCACCATCGATCGTCACATGGAACTCGCGGCTGATCTGTCCCAGTACGTTGCTTGCCGTGCACTGGTAGCTCCCTGCGTTGGTCAGTTTAGCCGCTAGCATCCGCAACGTTTGTCCATTCGCACCGAAGAAGTAGTCCGCGTCGTGCTTCTCCAACCGGGTGCCATCTTTCGTCCACGTTACGGTCGCTTCCGGGCTTCCGTCCGTTTCGCACGCCAAATCCAAACTatggtgcaacgaaacacgcTGCTCGAAGGAGTACTTCGGACCGGATTTCCACGTTGGAGGTGCCTGCACGACCAGGTGGAATAGTTTCTGGGCCGAACCGACCGTATTGTTCACGAAGCACGAGTACGTGACGGTACGCTCGATGGCGAACAGCTCGAGAATCGGATCCCGCTGCGGCAGCAGCTCGTTCCGGCGCTCGTCCAGGTAGTCCACCTTCATCCAGTGTACCGCGGGGATTGGATGTCCCAGGCTGGAGCAGTCGAGCGTAACATTGTCGCCGGCGGCAAGGGGAATTTCCTCCTGATCCGGCTGATCGGCGGACAGGTAGTTTTCTCCGAAGAGCAAACTGCTGATGATGGACGGTGGTACCATCACTTCCAGCTCGTAGTGCAGCTCGGTCTTACCGATTGGGTTCTCCCCGAAGCAGGTGTACGTGCCGGCGTCTCGCTGGCTTACGGAGGGCAGGAAGAAAGTGCTGCTCGATTGCTTCAGTCGGTTATTGTTCCGGTACCAGCCGATGGTTGGCTTCGGACTGCCGTCGATTGGACAGAACAGGAACATAGGTAACCCTTCCAGCAGCCGGATGGTCGTTTCGTCCGATTTCAGCCTTTCCGACCGTACGTACGGTGGCACCATGACGTCCAGTTTTGCCAGGTGCTCATCGAATCCGATCGCATTTTGTGCCATACACAGATATTTGCCCTTGTCTAGCAGGGAGGCCTTCGGTTGGCGCATTGTAAACCGGACGGCATACGGTGAAACGCGCACCGCGGAGAAACTGTGCATTTGTAGGCTTTTGTATAGGTTAGTTTTGACGCGATAGTTCTGGCCGATTACCATCGCCGGGCCATCGAGTTCGGCCGTGGATGCAAGCACTTCTCCTCGGTGGATGATACTTAGCACTGGAATAGGGTTACCTATGGCTTCGCAATCCAATTCGATGTTGTCACCGGCCAGGAGTGTTTGGCTTGGTGAGTAGGAGATTATTTTGGCAGGTTCTGCAAAGTTAAAGaataacataatttatttcagAGTTTAAACTATAGAGATTGTTAAAGGAACTACAAAGAACTAGTAAAAATGTTGACAAGTTGAGATGTCtgtttgcaatttaaaaaaaaaactataacgTATAACGTAAACgttaatttcaaatttgtcTATCAATGGAGCGTTATAGTGAAgtatttactttattttattttatttttataaaaaaaaatgtaaacccCTAGCGGCGCCTTACTGTTTTCAAACAAAGCACCGAAATCTGACAAAAACGTCATTTTAGTTCTGGTTTACACTAAAAGATGCAATATATTGTTGAACTAATGTTCTTACCACGACTTTAAAttcaaccatcaaccaaccgaaAATATGCAAGTAGATTAAACTGATAAAAAATATACTTACGGTAAACAAGCACTTTGAaggactttttgttttgcccaaaaatattttgaacatCACAGTGATACATTCCCGAATCATCCGGTTGTACATTCGTAAAGCTCAGCACTGTATCAAACTCATCCAGGGCATTGCTGAAGAAAATAGGAAGTTTTAACAAGAATTCTTCaaaaaatggatgaaataGACTTACTGCTCTTTAAGCCACTGATAGGAAGCGGGAGGGTTGGCTTGCATCTCACAGTCCAGCTCCACGTTATCACCAACGAAAACCTCGATCGATTGCAACGGATCATCGTAAAACTGTGGCGAAGTCATCACATCCAGCCGGTACACCTGGGTGGATTTGCCGAGTTCATTTTCAGCCACGCACGTGTAGAGATCGCTATGGTGCAGTGCAACATCGGGAATCGTAAGGTTGGCCGTCTGCGATACGACCTGATCCATTTCCACTCCGCGGTTCCAGTAGATGTTTGGCTTCGGTGATCCACTCGCCCGGCAAACCAGCTGGAAAGTTTCTCCGGACAGAAGGTTCACTTCCACCGCACTTTCATACGGTTTACCGGTTGACCACTTGTCGGCATCCTCGGGCGCCAGCTCACCTAACTCATCGCTCAGCTCCGCCGGATGGATCCTCTGGATGGACGGAGGTGACAGCACGCCTACCACGAACGACTGCCTATCACTTCCGGCACGGTTCTGCACGACACACGTGTACGTGCCTTCGTGCCGCGAGCGGATGTGCTCGATGATGAGCAGATTTTCACGCAGCTTCACGTCGGCCAGGTCGAAGTAGTCCTCGAGATTGCGCTCGTTCAGTTGCCACAGTAGACTCTTGTAGTTTTCAAACGGGCAGACGAGAATCAACGGATCATCGGCACGAACTTTCAGCGGCTCTATACTGTTGGTGAAATTTGGGTTGGACAATCTTTGCGGGGGACGCAGCACATTGACGAACATATTTTGACGGTCGACTCCTTCTGAGCTTTCGAGCAAACAGGTATAGGTACCGATGGAGGCGTTACTGTACGAAAGGTAAAGCTGACGATCGTTGGCCattgttgtaccattgtataACCACTTTGCATTTGGGGGAGGACTACCAGTTCCGAAGCATTCGAACCGAAGGGTGTCATTAGGTAGAAGCGTTACGTCAGAGTCCAGGGAAGATGTTATTTTTGGAGGatctgaaaatgaaaattggtgGCAAGAAAGCATGAATTTATTTGTTGATGGTACGAAATTCAACCCATAGAGATAGTTGACTTGGGAGTAGTAAGCATtgacaataaaaattaatcaaagtagacgttttaaaatattgtgcGCATTTAAACGGCACAGGTCACAGTGCAGACCCTAAtcttaaaaaatgaaattaccGACATTTTACCAACGGGATTTGTGGTTCCGAGAGCGCATCAAAGCGGAACAAGTATCCCGCCTGCGGTTCGAGCAGAACTGGCAATCGCGGTTCAAAAACTGTTGCCTAGTACCTCAGCCAACCTGGAAACCCCCGGATGGATGGCCCGAACGACCGGTAACTTCCAGTGGTGAAATAGGAAGATTCGTTGGAGTACCCTTGCATCAAATTCTCCAGCCGGTGCCAACCTCATCATGCTGCTGTTGCAACCCACAATATGAAGATGGATGCACAATGTGATAAGAAATCCAAATTATTTACCTCGCACGGTCAAGTAGTGCATTTTTTGAAGGGTGCCATACTCATTCTCCACCACGCATCCATAGATACCGCTGTGGTCGTACGAACTGTTGGAAATTTGCAGTCCTTGCTCGGTAACTTCAACTCCAAACCCTTGTGCAATCGGTGCTCCGTTAAACGTCCAGTGAATAGTAGGCTGGGAAGTAAACCAGAAACGATGCAGTGCTaagattttttgttctttttaatttgtgtGAATAAAAATTTACCTCCGGTATTCCCCATCCAAAACATTCCAGCAACGCATCTTGTCCTGTCGTGATTTGCAAGGAAATATCCAACGCACCCTTCACTTCGGGAGCTCCGAATACTTCAACGCTGATAACTTGCTCCGCCGTACCATACTCATTTGCTCCGATGCACCGATACAGTCCAGCCTTGTCGTAGGATACTTCCagaatttgttgttttaatttaggATTTTCAAACGAAGTTACCGGTTCCCACGTAATCTTAGGTTCCGGAATGCCGTCGATTGAGCAGTTTAGTTGTATCGAGTCACCAACCTTTGCCTTCACATTTCGAGGTGCTAAGGCGGTTGGAACTGCACCAAGGATCAATTCGAGTGAGGAAGATGTGTTTCCTAGTGGGTTACTAGCAACACATGCATACTTTCCCTGAACGGCCTCGCCAAAGGAGTCTCTAAAGGTGAGCGTTTTATTGTCGTTTTCTAGTTGAAACTGTCCGCCGGACATGTCGATCGGTTTGCCATTCAACTGCCATTGGACGGTTGGTTCCGGTAGGCCCACTACTTCGCATCCGATGGAAGCTACTTTGCCCTCACTGCGGACCACTTTAGCATCTGTTGGATTAACAGTTTCACCATCCAGTACCATTGCTTCTACCTCCGGTGGAACCATCATTCGTAGCTGAAGGATCATTGCGTCCGCTCCGTgtttattggaaaagatgcACGTATAGCTGACCTCGTTGTGTGCTTGGAAGTCGTCGATCGTAAGCAAATAACGCACAGCATTACGCGACTGATCGTTATCGAGCGATACGCGTATGTTGTCGATTGATTCTTCCGGGCTGCTCTCAAACGTTCCTCCCTGGCTGGTCCAGATGTATTCGTTGAGTGGCTGGCAGAGCTCACAGGAGCAGTTAAGCGTGATCGACGATCCAGGTGCCACGTAGATGGTCGTATCCTGAGGTTTAATGATAACTGGTGCATCTATTAAGAAAGATAGGAAAATGGATTTGTAGGAAGACCTAATGCAACACACGACCATTTACAGTCTTACCATTAGCTGCACCTTCCAGGACAAACGTTTGCCTCACAAATCCATACACGTTTCTTCCCTCGCATACGTACAGGCCCTCCTTCTGCGGTGCCATGGTGAATCGGATCGTGTTCCCACTCGCGTCATACGGTTCGAGCTCGTCGGTTTGATCCAGCGACTGATAGTACCAC from Anopheles coustani chromosome 3, idAnoCousDA_361_x.2, whole genome shotgun sequence harbors:
- the LOC131261158 gene encoding probable protein phosphatase 2C T23F11.1 — its product is MGQSLSEPETSKATEFCQNDYYKVGSSCMQGWRMHMEDSHTHILSLPDDPGTAFFAVYDGHGGAKVAEYAGKHLHKYITRRPEYGEDLKQALQRGFLDLDEAMLNNEALKEQMSGSTAVAVVIKDNRLYCANAGDSRAIACVNGRLDVLSFDHKPTNVSEMKRIHNAGGYVEYNRVNGYLALSRALGDFGLKRNQEKKPEEQMVTAYPDVEEREVDERWDFLVIACDGIWDVLSSQSVLEFVQDKLAQGMYPQQICENLMERCLAPDCQMGGIGGDNMTVIIVCFLHGQPFEQLIGRCKEAVAKREAKLLKRFQAKHSNGEQTTVTTTAASPLTVTTGSDGSEKTGANNEDDDDDDDDDGDKNRYARNGRSEDESSGSDNELLEGARTPSLQTHDVAEKDASQSTPKTSVLPAQEDSSPSAQDKSVKKSPDKKKSALVESEDDTSEEGVDLK
- the LOC131260790 gene encoding hemicentin-1-like codes for the protein MKLIMQKEPLVLAILVILCALAAGETEDQLDNDELWDRLLKGNLHEIKTNVPGDDAEDSSGGRGVTPSSHQLDQEQSMNGGDGGVDGGLIDGHAGGINHTSTDTDNGDPEEFLARNGSAAAPVKHDSADSPWWEPANDDNKAPEAELGIEGDVIDGSGQDSLPQGDEPSLFDKEIVSILRSRPESREILDLLGVPKTVNESNASSDPRVVKEQLKNILTQPLGKRKYHQVLPTIAENEYNLEPLVTPAPLSSDQRDLGRPTSVLLPDLNRTLAAHRQSLLPPKQGQRSLVIVFDATGSMLDDLQQLRDAARLIIAEITQKDNNPIFNYIFVPFRDPHVGPRLVTRNKDELLSALDKLQIIGGGDCPEAALEAISSAIEAALPHSFVYVFTDATAKDFRLDQRVMQLVQKKQTPITFLLTGFCDGKTTPGYQVMNNIAAASNGQVFDLRKDQIEEVLLAIRNTMDISHVPLKAIDSALPEQHSIDLNVDSTLKEFSVSVAGVKPTIEILDPQHAPYNRTRDILNLENLRVVNVADPSPGKWNIKATSNSSHSVRLSGHSEVQFKFGFSLLEPQDTVSLSNQPVLHKPNFLAIEPSDPALIRSLDSVTIASHNAGSPGGKMFEFSLPLQLVPGTKALYRTDAFDTPRQQFKLTINGKSSNDEPLQRLLSTALQAIAHTPPEVTVGYAHVLDLIEGDTFMLDCRIQSPFPLNASWQLNGTEILQRHFDQSNVLSMLLANVTTKDAGKYTCSAKNEIGNDEQVVSVRVTPQHKPTIRLLPKYTLAIEFEQFIALRCILDQIDGKSQLHWTHNGNPLEMATGKSYLELEDIGQRHSGNYTCYADIAGERVTSENSTIVVEYAPKTSLANVALLEEYGTLVEMECEIDALPAPEYQWYYQSLDQTDELEPYDASGNTIRFTMAPQKEGLYVCEGRNVYGFVRQTFVLEGAANDAPVIIKPQDTTIYVAPGSSITLNCSCELCQPLNEYIWTSQGGTFESSPEESIDNIRVSLDNDQSRNAVRYLLTIDDFQAHNEVSYTCIFSNKHGADAMILQLRMMVPPEVEAMVLDGETVNPTDAKVVRSEGKVASIGCEVVGLPEPTVQWQLNGKPIDMSGGQFQLENDNKTLTFRDSFGEAVQGKYACVASNPLGNTSSSLELILGAVPTALAPRNVKAKVGDSIQLNCSIDGIPEPKITWEPVTSFENPKLKQQILEVSYDKAGLYRCIGANEYGTAEQVISVEVFGAPEVKGALDISLQITTGQDALLECFGWGIPEPTIHWTFNGAPIAQGFGVEVTEQGLQISNSSYDHSGIYGCVVENEYGTLQKMHYLTVRDPPKITSSLDSDVTLLPNDTLRFECFGTGSPPPNAKWLYNGTTMANDRQLYLSYSNASIGTYTCLLESSEGVDRQNMFVNVLRPPQRLSNPNFTNSIEPLKVRADDPLILVCPFENYKSLLWQLNERNLEDYFDLADVKLRENLLIIEHIRSRHEGTYTCVVQNRAGSDRQSFVVGVLSPPSIQRIHPAELSDELGELAPEDADKWSTGKPYESAVEVNLLSGETFQLVCRASGSPKPNIYWNRGVEMDQVVSQTANLTIPDVALHHSDLYTCVAENELGKSTQVYRLDVMTSPQFYDDPLQSIEVFVGDNVELDCEMQANPPASYQWLKEHNALDEFDTVLSFTNVQPDDSGMYHCDVQNIFGQNKKSFKVLVYQPAKIISYSPSQTLLAGDNIELDCEAIGNPIPVLSIIHRGEVLASTAELDGPAMVIGQNYRVKTNLYKSLQMHSFSAVRVSPYAVRFTMRQPKASLLDKGKYLCMAQNAIGFDEHLAKLDVMVPPYVRSERLKSDETTIRLLEGLPMFLFCPIDGSPKPTIGWYRNNNRLKQSSSTFFLPSVSQRDAGTYTCFGENPIGKTELHYELEVMVPPSIISSLLFGENYLSADQPDQEEIPLAAGDNVTLDCSSLGHPIPAVHWMKVDYLDERRNELLPQRDPILELFAIERTVTYSCFVNNTVGSAQKLFHLVVQAPPTWKSGPKYSFEQRVSLHHSLDLACETDGSPEATVTWTKDGTRLEKHDADYFFGANGQTLRMLAAKLTNAGSYQCTASNVLGQISREFHVTIDVPVSWSPWGAWSACSATCGTGTQFRSRICLLLNGSPAHGDQYNCHGENVQLKSCELLPCPVNGGWSEWSSWSNCSLGCVTEFSGNRSVRSRHRKCNSPAPSLGGKPCIGEDAEEEPCPAKYCPVDGGWTEWSSWTACSEPCGFGRSLRWRSCSNPTPRHGGRACEGSESEVKSCKQQECHVDGGWSEWTAWTRCSKTCGKGIKSRKRFCNNPEPKAGGKPCAGANVEHEQCGTKRCRNDALIKTMEPSKPLTPLLVYDTQTHPSAGHPGRSEPSNDFDHSDYEENDNSQDERDFQVVRKYEYAEAAPIEYVDIPAPVPNPSPLGITVTMTNTVRLSNDTTAFTLNFGNPTISSSPTIITCMEGFVYNPSNHTCIDVDECAEGYCSEPGQVCTNTIGNFRCDCAAGYAAKYDDSEGPDGYLFQEMQCVDVNECREGTHECSHFCTNTPGSYQCFCPERALLSKDGKTCTIKRKRNEPMMRVTPSCPKGLQWENGRCQDIDECALQMDECGEQYSCINTRGSYLCVFTSCPPQYEQDYERNICVLNCTMARARCSNGVHAGQTVSFLIVELDRFNPYQALAIVTIPVAQRALEYTTSWTLRDRRYAHIFSMEKMHQTSGAVHLYANRKLQRGKPYKLTVMAKTYRRRRLEFIHDFEVHVYWMD